The Citrus sinensis cultivar Valencia sweet orange chromosome 4, DVS_A1.0, whole genome shotgun sequence DNA segment TTCGACATGGTTTTGTTCCTTACGTACTACAGAATAATTGTGTGGTTTATCTGCAGATATCTATCAACTAATCCAATCCCCATAACAACTTATGGTTTTATGgatattaatttcaatactGAGCCATCTTGCATCAAACACGAGGCTGGTTCTTTTTACTTCTTTGTTCCTCAGGTAGATTTGCATTGTTCTACGTGTCTGTTTATGCAACTCTGTAATGTTTGCCTTCTAACCTTTCTGATCGTCCTCTCACTTTGATAAGggtatattcttattttagcTTGCATAAAGAGGTAAGGCAGTTGTAcattattctaaatttcaaattacttGTTTTGACAGATTGAGCTAAGGGAGCTTGATGATATCTCTATCTTAGCAGCAACACTGGCATGGAGTAATGGTATGGTTTGTACATTTGAGCAGGCTATTCAATCATTTGAATCATCCTTCTGCCAGGTAATTTGTGGTTACTGTATCTGATTATGCTATTctctaataattttgttttttttattatatatatatatatatatatatatatagacacacacacacacacacacaccacaAAGCAATTTGAGTTGAGACTATATTTAAAACCAGTTCAATATTGTCTCTTGGTGATTTTCATAACTAACTTAATGTTGACCTTAGTCTCTTGCCTAGATGATACCAAATGCATTTATATCTTATGAATCATTGCTTGTACTTATGCTTGTAATTTTGAGCTTGTTATTTCTAGATGTTCTTCTAACATTAAGATTGTTCTCTGTGCCATATTTTAGAAATACCGGGCTTTATTGAGTCCTGTAAGCAGATGAGATGCCACAAGCCTTATGCTGTTGGCTACTCAACAATTCTATCTGAAAGCATTGTTCGTACCTCTGCAGAACCTGCTAACTTTTCAGATATCATAATTCTAGTATTCTACAAATCTTGATTCAGACCTTAATTTATCCACAAACAAAATTCAGAattcataatattattcatatttttcactttttgttgttaaagttgcacaaaattattttaattattagtgaGTTAACCTTTTTGTCGTATTTCAGGTCAGTAGTCATTTCTGTTCCTCTACAGAGAGATACAACCCCAGATATGTAAGATCTGCTCTCACAAAGTTCAACATGATGGAGGATAAAACTGTCCAAATGGTACAATTTATTGGTTTACTTTTATAGAATTTAGGTCACTAGTTAACTTGAATAatacttttatcatttttatttatatcccCTGCTCATTCCCTAGAATGGAGGAAACTAACTGGGCTGAGTTCAGTCTCAgatcataaatttcaaaaccacTACAGTGGTACTTGGCTCCCTTCTTGTCTCCTGATGTCCATTTTGATGCCAAGACcttgatttaaaaattctatGAAGGCAGTGTTTTGTGTGGATCCCATCAAAGTAGGTCCTAGGATGGTGATCTAGACAGAATGCATGCCTCAAACGTATTATGTGAAGAAGCCTCATTGCAAGATTCCAATTGGAAAACTTGCACTAAAGACTCTTAAGATTTCTACTGCTTTATCTGATGATGTCCATTCCACACTCTACCTTTGGATTTTCTCTCCATTTTTCCCTTTCTCTGTAagattcttctttttgttttaagttgACCTCCTTCGTTTTGACAATTTCATTACTTTGACCTAGTTGTTCCATGATCTACTGATGCTTTCTGCCAGTGTAGGCCATATGTATCATTGAATGGTTACTGTAATCGgtacttttaatattttggtaTATCAGTTACCTTTTTCTATTTAGTTACTTTCTATGGTGTTGATGTCTGTAAGTACTTCATAATCTGATCATTATCTAACTTTTCTtagaaagataataaatatttttcagattGGCTTCACAAATTCTACATATTTATTTGTCAACTTTATAGCTGTTCTATGACTGACTGATATAACTTTGCAGGTATGCATGAATGCCATCACATTGGGCAGAAGGGATTTTGGTTGTGATTTCATGGAAATGGTATCTTCTTTCTCCTGGTAATTGTTCATCCTTGATTTTACTTTACTGGATTTTCACTAAATGTAATGGAATAACCTAGGCACTGAATATTCTGGTTCTGGTTCAAGGTTAATGCCCTTATTAGATTTTGAGTTTAACCTGTAATCTTATGTGCAAAATTCTCTTGCAGAGAGAGGCTCCATTTTCCTTCCAGTTCTCTTTCAGATTTTCACCAACCCTTGGTGTTGCTAATAACATGGTATGGAACTATGACCTTGTGATATTTGTAATGCAGTTAAAATATCATGAGGTTAAGCTATCAATCTACTGCTGTATGTTGACTATGAATATAAGTTTTGAATTATCATTTAACAATGTAGGTTTCCGAAAAGAGAGGACAGCCCTTGATGATCTACTgtgattttaatgtttgataATCAAAAGTAATCATATTCTTATCAACTTAATGGGCCCAAAACATTTTACTTAAAACCAAATATCCCAATAAGCATTATTTGGACTAATTACCAGCTGATGCTGATATCAAAATCTTATGAAaatgtttgaaagaaaaattttggtgataattgttcaaataattCTAATTACCAGCTGATGCTGATATCAAAATCTTATGAaatgtttgaaagaaaaattttggtgATAATTGTTCAAGCTGTATCTCTTGACACTTTGATGATAATTGTTCAAGCTGTATCtcttttgtcattttgatgataattgTTCAAGCTGTATCtcttttgtcattttgatGGTAATTGTCGGTATCtcttttgtcattttgatGGTAATTGTCGGTATCTCTTTTGTCTAGCAGTTGGATAATGCCATTGGAATGAATTACTCCTTAGGAGATCATGTTAATATCAATGCTGTTTGGGCTTCGCTTTTGATTGAAGAATGTTCTCGTCTTGGTTTGACGGTAGGTTTAAGCATTTAATGTCCTTTGAATTTCTGTTTTGCTAAATGCTTCTGATTATTTCCGTGTTCCAGTATTTTTGTATAGCTCCAGGTTCAAGATCATCTCCTCTTGCTGTTGCTGCTTCCACTCATCCCCTAATAACATGTATTGCTTGCTATGATGAACGCTCACTTGCTTTTCATGCTCTTGGTTATGCAAGAGGATCTCACAGACCTGCTGTGATTATTACTTCATCAGGCACTGCAGTTTCAAATCTTCTTCCGGCTGTGAGTTTCATTGACTGTGTATAAACTTTTAAATCTATAATCACATAATTCCTATGGATGCTTAATCTATGAAATTCTCTCCACATACTCCTCATGCCACCCCCATTTCTTTCAGTTTATGTGCCTAGGTTACattttatgtttgttattttctaCTTATATTCTCTTCATGAATGCTGCCtgcaaaaatcaaattgaggACTGAATAAAAAtcaccatttcttttttttttttttttccttttttggggATTGGAAacagaatttatttttatgtacaTTGTTCTTACAAAGGTCGACCAGATGGCTGCTGGAGTAGCAAAAATATCTTTACCTAGGAAacaatataatagaaaatgtCAGAAACGCCAGCCACTGCAACTATAGCTTCCTAGGAAACCAGACAGCTTTATAAACCTGACCAAGAATGTTGAGAACACTATACTGAAAGGGCAAGTCTTCTGCTCCTTACATGGTCCTCCCTGCTCCGGCAGGGGCAACAGTATCATGAACCTTGAAAACTAGATCAGTCAACATCTGTTCCCTTTTTAGTTGCTTCTCATGTAACAATAGTAGCTGCCCCGTATCATTTTTCGTGTACATATTGGGGACATCAATACATCTTCAATGATCACCTCGACCTTTAGTTATCacactaaaatttttaatagttttatgtttatatttttgttagcCTATATTCAACTTTTCTTCTGGGTAGGATCCATCTTGCAAATTCCAGGTTGTATAATAGAACTTCACAATGTCATACTTTCTGTTTATGCTTTTGAAATGTTCAGTCCATCCTATCTATCATATATGTTTAATGTGGATTACTTATAATACATAGGTTGTGGAAGCCAGTCAGGATTTTGTGCCAGTTCTATTGCTTACGGCAGATCGTCCGCCAGAGCTTCAGGATGCTGGGGCTAACCAAGCAATCAATCAGGTAGACAATGATCTACTTCAATCAGAAGCTACAAAAgtgatgttaatttttttttcaccacGATGGGTCGTCTCCCCAATTACTAACTAAATTTTGCATGTActtttgaatttgtatttgtaaACTTACAGACCAcagtttttaatttgtaattaggTAAATCATTTTGGCTCTTTTGTAAGGTTCTTCTTCAGTCTTCCTGCACCCACTGATCAGATTCCTGCACGAATGATACTTACCACGCTCGACGCTGCTGTGCATTGGGCTACCTCATCGCCTTATGGTCCTGTTCATATCAACTGCCCTTTCAGGGAGCCACTGGATAATAGTCCAAAACACTGGATGTCTAGTTGTTTGAAAGGATTAGATATTTGGACGTCTAGCATTGAACCATTCACTAAATATATTCAAGTGCAACACTCTCACGCATGCAAGAGTTATACTTATGGCCAAATGGCAGAAGTTCTGGAACTAGTTCAAGGTGTTAACAAAGGGCTTCTTCTGGTTGGTGCGGTCCATAATGAGGATGAGATATGGGCAGTTCTTCACTTGGCTAGACACATTCGATGGCCTGTTGTAGCTGACATTTTGTCAGGATTACGATTGAGAAAACTCTTGGCTTCCTTTCTTGAGACTGaacaaaatatcttatttCTTGACCATCTTGATCATGCTCTGCTTTCAGAATCTGTCAAGGACTGGATACAGTTTGATGTAATTATTCAGGTATAACCTCACTTTCAATGCTTTTACTAAATTTGTTGCTTCTGGCGTTGGTGCAAAACAACTTTTGTCACCATTTGAGAAGTCTGGAATGCAGTTGTTGCCATGTGATGGCAGCATTACAGAGatatgtaatattgtaaatcaGTACTGGCGGAAAAGAGTAAAGATCGACAAAATATACAAAGAAGCAGtaaaaataatctttataGCATACAGGAGATATATAgctgggaaaaaaaaaaacccaagttgaactagaaaaattaatgatgtTCTATGGATTTGCCAGGTTATATGGATTAATATGAAGAGGCaacaaataaatgtttatattcaattttCACATATGATGTAAAGCAATGAAGGCTTCTTGTAATTATGGCTTCATACTGTGTTGAGCTAAGTATGTGAATATTGAACTAATTGTAAATACTCTCTCCTGAGCATACCATATGTGGACAATGTTCTAGGACTTTAAACAAACCATATTATCTGTTTGAACCATGCTAAGATAACATAAGAAGGCATGGTACTGTGATGAAAGATGTTATATCATCTAAACTCTGCTGTATATACTAGCTAGATATCAGTAGacgttttctttttgttgattGTGTTTTTCTCAATTATGAACAGATTGGAAGTCGGATTACAAGTAAAAGGATTTCTCAGATGATAGAGGAATGTTTTCCATGCACATACATCTTGGTTGACAATCATCCATGTCGTCATGATCCTTCCCATTCTGTAACTCACAGGATCCAGAGCACAATTGTCCAATTTGTGGATTTTTTGCTTAAAGTTCAAGTTCCACATAGGAGTAGCAAATGGTGCAGCTTTCTACGAGCACTTGATATGATGGTATCTCATCTCATCTTATGAAGCTCTCCTTGTAATTTTTAGGTATTtggagataatttttttttctttttttcacccATCTCCTAATTTCCCAATTTGATTTGTCTCAGTGGTGCACTTGTTGTACATAAATCTAGAAATGTGGTTTGAAATTTATACCTATGCATAGCTAAAGCCAGTTCGATCctgattttaaaagtttatgtGCAACTAGAATGTGCTCCAACATTTCAGTTAgtcatcatttaatttaatcattgcTTTCTGCAGACAGTGTGTGTATTTAATTTGTCAGTGATACATTGATGCTTTTGCAATAAATGTATACATTTATTCTCAAGCTCTGATTTGACACAAATTGTTCTAAACTCTAAATGATGTGCCTCCTTATTACCGTTTTGAGTTAGCTTAGatattaaagttttataattggTGTGGATGATTAAAGCTATTgtttttatgtaaaataaaattcatctgACTTGGAGGGATTGAAATTGCTTTCTTGTTTAGTGATGAGCTGGAGGCTTTCAGATCCCAATATGTTTCTTCCACCTATAGTTGTGCCTCTGTAAGTTTACTTGTGCTTTCTCGCAGGTTGCATCAGAGATATCATTTCAAATTTGCACTGACTACTCCTTGACTGAACCTCATGTGGCACATGAACTTTCCAGAGCATTGACATCTAATTCTGCACTTTTTGTTGGGAACAGCATGGCAATACGAGATGTAGATATGTATGGACGTAATTGGACAACTTGTACTCGTACTGTTGCAGATATAATGCTAAACTCAGAATTTCCTCAGCAATGGATAAGGGTGGCTGGAAATAGGGGAGCTAGTGGTATTGATGGTTTGCTTAGCACAGCTATTGGTTTTGCTGTAGGATGTAATAAACACGTAAGTATCCTATGTGCctatgtttattcaatcaattGTGTTGTTAGTTATCTTTCTCATCCTTTCCATCATCATATCTCAACCTTCCCCCAAAACTGAAAAACATGTCCAAACCTGCATTTGTTCATAGAAACGTATGCAGTTTGGACAAAAGACCTTGGCAAgcctaaaattatattaggaCTTCCTCCTTACCCCTATTTCGCTCTGCTAGTGGGAGAAATTAATTGCAAAAGTTCTTCTATTCGGTGAATATGAACTTCTTGCAGTCATTATTGGTGGGTGTTTATTCCATCTTAAATTTCTAGTttatataaaatgatatacgttttatgattttataatcatGTTTAGGTACTGTGCGTAGTTGGAGATATTTCTTTCCTTCATGATACAAATGGTTTGGCAATATTGAAACAGAGGTATGATTTTTCGCTTTTCAAACTTATGATTGTATGTTCTAGCATTTGGCTGATCTTTGAAGTTAGCATTGTTATAAATAGTTTTGCTTCCTTAGGAGGTTAATAGTCTACCTGACTGACTAGCTAATAAATTTTGGCCTTCTGATGAAACCTAGACTATGCTGCTCTAAGATTTTGAaggtttattttgtttgaagGATGAAGCGGAAACCGATTCTGATGCTTGTGATGAACAATCATGGGGGTGCAATCTTCAGCCTTCTTCCAATTGCAGATAGAACTGAACCAAGAATATTGGATCAGTATTTCTACACCACCCATAACATTTCCATCCAAAATCTATGTTTGGCGCATGGGTAATATTCAGTATATGTTATgtattttttctcaataatCATATAATCATCACACATCTCTTTTATTTGTCTCTTATTTCTCGTGTTTTCTTTTCTGTGTGTGTCTTGTACTTGATCTATTATAAATGGCTCCATATAGTCATCATAAGTTCCAAAATTTGGTATAATTTTGTGTCATGGAAACAAAGGAGCATTTGCAAAAGATTGAGACCTAACAAACGGCATGTTATATTgaagtattttatttaatttttaattttcttaaaatgagAGGAATGAGATAATCCAAAATATACCATATAACTCTCCCCccatcccccccccccccccccccccaaaatttttcttgtttgaaaGTAAGCATATTACTTATCTAATTCTACTAGTTTTATTGATTCTTCTATATGTTATGCTTCCTCTCTGTAGAAAAATCTTTATATGTTGCTGGGTTCATTCATTTCTTtgataaatatcataattttcgATAAATGAATGAAGATCAtgagagaattaataattctGTAAAATTGTAGCGTGGAAAATCAGAGGGAAGTATAACATTGAAAATTCAGCCTTAGCAAaagctttattttaattaaccaGCAGAAATGGATTTCCTTGAGATGCCAAAAGCTGATATTGGCTTAGTATCCATGCGTGAGTGATATTAAGGAGTAAATTGCCACAAAATAGAAGCAGAAAAACAAATGGGTGCCCTTGGAGTTATCAATAGGCCAGTAAAATtgagaaaacaagaaaagttagaatgaaaaatacattcaCCTGCAGGAAGAGAGGTAGCGTTAGTGTTGGATAAAAGAGATCTTTCCATTAGAGGTGTTTTATCAAGTGAAAATGAAACCAATAATTGAAGTAGCTGGTGGATTAGCTTGAAGCTACttcaataaaagaattaaatgcaGGAGAATGTTTGAGACTGTTGAGAGGAGGAAATATTGTGGTTTCAGTGACAAAATGAGCCTACATAAATATTCATGGCAGCAAGGCCTTGTTTCATCTTTCTTGAGTAATTAGGCTGAGACTCTCTTTTCTTCTATATTCAGAAAAAGATTCAACCATGTTTTTCCTAAACATATGGGCCAAGTTTTTCAGGTACCATtcgataaatttttattgcaaGGAAGACCAATTAAGCTGTTGTTTTCGGTTTGTTTTTTGCAGTAACATATTAGCTTCAGAACTGTTTTCAATTTACCTGTAGTTAATTGTAATTCAGAGTACGAATATCCAAAAGTAAAACAGAAGTCCTTGGCATTTCCTTTAAAAACACTGAAGGAAAAAGTACTGAATATGCAGTTTAAATCACGTACAAGTGAAGACAAAAGTAGAACTTGAAGAGGCTTTATCCATGTCCCAGCATCTCGGGACGGATCGTGTCATTGAAGTTGAGAGCTGCATTGATGCCAATGCCACATTCCACAGGTTGTTTGGTTCTACTTCTTTGTGATCTATAACCTGTTTTATGTTTAAGATGTCATTACCTGTGCACTATATTGACAAGTTCATGGTCCTTTTCTCAGTATGTTAAGAAAATTTGCACGCCAATCAGCAGATCATACTTTGAACGTCCTTTCACAGTTTTCTGTTCCAGATACTATTTCATGTAGTCTCTCTATTTGTAAGATCTGTAGAATGGAATATTCTCTGTATAGGTGAGGTCTTCACTgcaaagaatatttttttaaatcttaacgTTGCTAATATTTGGTGTAATTAGAtgtctttcaattttatttgggACAGGATTCAACTTTGCGCACTTCCTACGTCAAGTTATATCGATCATAATCGAAGTAGATTCTGTAGAGAAGGTTTTATTTTATCGTTGTATCTTGAAGATGGGAGTGTCGGGTATGGTGAGGTTAGGTTTCATTGGATTCCTTTTTCGATGGTTTCTCTTATTCAAAGATCACATATGTGCTGAGCCAGTGAAGCGATGATTATTACAAAATACTTCTCATACATATTCctatcttttcattttaacttttGTGTTTATTACAACATATTTCTCATACATATTCCTTGTTGCTTTATTTTTGTACTATTTTCCATATCGGAACATTTATTTGTCCATTGTCACTTGCATTTAAAAGGTTGCACCTCTTGAAATCCACAAGGAAAACCTGCTGGATGCAGAAGAGCAACTTcgctttcttcttcattttatgACAGGAGCTAAAATCAGTTATTTTCTACCTCTGCTGAAGGGCTCATTTTCTTCATGGATATGGAGCACATTAGGAATACCTGTAGGTTCATatatccttttctttctttctttttgtttttaattgttttgagtGGTTAAATTCTTCTTTGCCGTACAGGCATGTGAAATATTTCCGAGTGTCAGATGTGGTTTGGAAATGGCTATCCTCAATGCCATTGCAGTAAAACATGGTTCCAGTTTCTTGAACATTCTCTATCCCCTGACAGAAATAGATGAAGAAATATCTAAACGGTCAACAAGTATAAAGATATGCGCCCTCATTGATTCGAATAAATCTCCTGTGGAGGTTGCTAGCATTGCCACCACTCTTGTGGAAGAAGGGTTCACTGCAATCAAACTCAAAGTATGACAACCTAACAGAATTATAGCGCTAAATTTACTGATGTTCTCTACTTTGTTTCTTACTTTATGCTTCTCTTTTGTctatattattatgattattattattttcatttcattttgctGATTCAATACTTAGTTGACCATTAAAGCTGGGATTTAATGAGTTATTATTTGCAAGAGGTTGCACGCCGGGCAGATCCCATTAAAGATGCAGAAGTTATACAAGAAGTAAGAAAGAAGGTTGGTCACAGGATTGAACTCCGTGTGGATGCCAATCGTAACTGGACCTATCAAGAAGCTCTTGAATTTGGTTTCTTAGTTAAAGATTGTGACTTGCAATATATTGAGGTATAATCCATTGTAACTGGTAAAATTAGTGTTCTAGCCATTCTAAATATACATTTAGTAACCtttcttcataaatttttggtAGTCACATAATTAGTAAAATgtccacattttttttctgatgCACATTTAATTGCTTTTAAGTGAAGCTTCACCTTAAGGAGTTCCAATTTTTCAGGAGCCTGTTCAGAATGAAGAGGATATTATAAAGTACTGTGAAGAAAGCGGCTTGCCTGTAGCGTTGGATGAAACCATTGACAAATTCCAAAAAGATCCTCTTAATATGCTTGAGAAGTATGCTCACCCAGGAATAGTTGCTATTGTAAGTGATGGAAGATCTCCAGTGATTTAACCAGTAGGGCTTGTATCATTTAGTCTTTGATCCTCACTTTGTTGGTACATCCTTATAAATATGTGATTCTTTCTAAGATGCAGGAATCACTTCGTAAACTCTATAAAGAATGTTTTCCTGACAAAATAAGCCCAATCAGATTATCAGTTGAGAAAGTTGTGTTAGAATATGGCCTTTATCCTGTCATGCAAGTATCAATTAAcagataaattcatttttgcaCGAacctttaactttttaatgGTGGTCTCCAGCCATCAATGGTTTCAGACTGCCATATGCTATTCGTTGTTGTAGTCATTGTTGTGATTATCGGCATTATATTGCAATTAGCTTGGAGTTCATAATGGTTATTTGCTGCTGAAACattgcattttcatatttggAATCTACACCATCTACTCATGATTATAGGTAATGTAAAAGTTCTGTCATGATATACCTTTCTCTGCGGTTGTATTTTTAATCTCATTCTTCTGGAGcaaatgtattttaaattGCATATTTTCTGGGCAGTAGATTGACAGTGTTGTGCTGATCTCAAtatttatggtttttattcAGGTGATCAAACCAAGTGTCATTGGTGGATTTGAAAATGCAGGATTAATTGCAAGATGGGCCCAGCGACATGGGAAGATGGCTGTTGTCAGTGCTGCCTTTGAAAGTGGTCTAGGTTTGTCAGCATATATCATATTTTCTAGCTATCTGGAGCTGCAGAATGCATATTTATGCAAAGTGATGAATCGTGAACTGTGCCCCCCTGTAGCCCAAGGTCTTGGAACTTATCAGTGGCTTAAAGAAGACATAACAACTGATCCTATCAGTATTTGTCATAATTCGTGTAGTGGCTTTGTAGAAGCATCTGTTGCTAAAGCTACCCACATCCTGCAGAacttacaaattaataatgacGTTATATGTAAAACTTCCATGGAGGAGCAAGTTTTGAGATACCAATTGAATGTGAATTCAAAGGATTTCTGCAGTTTCATCAAAGTGCAAGAGATTGGACAAAGAATTGATGTAAGCaaagaaatttcatttatttatttattgttctttGGTTACCACGCACCCATCCCATCCTACCTTAAATTAAACTAATCCCCTCCAAGGTTGGTGTGAGGGGGAGAACCCTTGACCTCTTGCTTCCACCGTAAGAGTCCAAAAGAATTGGGCTGTCCCCTTTGGGACTAGCGGAGAATGTTACTAGGTTTGTATTTTTCCCCTTTATTATTTCTACTATAAGAGCATGTTCGCTCATCTTTTAGTGGTGTACCATGATACTTGTATTCTTTTTGCCATGATGAACAGAAATACTCAGTGATGCTAAAATTCTAACTGTCGATACCTTCCTTAAATGTATTGTTCAATTGAttggtttttttaatttaaataatagtgAGGAAATTATATTGGTCGCGTGCTTGCAAAGATTTGCAAACGTGTGCATATTTTACtttcatttgaaattggtTTCAAAAAACACAAACCAAGCACATATTTTTCGCATGATGGGATGATTTGTTTACCTGTGGCATGTTCAATTTTTATGCCATGAAATCTCATATTATTGTTCTATTATGTATTTGACtgtataattttgtttgaaGTTATAGTTGAAAAAGTTCTATGCCATTGTTAAAGATAGCTTCCATTTGCTTTAGCAAGTATCTTTGTAGACTGGTTCAGCAAATTTAATTATGCTCAATCCACTATCCATGTACAGATACAGGATAACATACTTCTGTTTCTCCATGGCTTTCTTGGAACTGGTGAAGAATGGATTCCTATTATGAAGGCCGTCTCAGGATCAGCAAGATGCATCTCAATTGATCTCCCTGGTCATGGGGGATCAAAGATGCAAAATCATGTTGCTAAAGCCACACAGGAAATAACTACTAAAGCCACACAGGAAATAACTACTAAAGCCACACAGGAAATAACTTTGTCAATAGACGTCATTGCGGACGTACTATATAAGCTGATTGAACAGATTACTCCTGGAAAAGTTACTCTAGTTGGGTATTCTATGGGAGCAAGAATTGCCTTGTATATGGCCCTGAGATTCAGTGATAAGGTACATTTCCAATGCTTCAAATCTTAAGTCGCTGTGAGTTTTTGTTGTCTGGCGAAGTAACAACTTATAATGCAGATCAAAGGAACCGTTATAATATCTGGAAGCCCAGGGCTACGAGATAATATAGCAAGAAAAATTCGTAGGGCTGAAGATGATTCTAGAGCGTGCGCCCTTGTCACTCATGGTCTGCAAGTCTTTCTAGATACCTGGTATACTGGGGAGCTCTGGGAAAGGTAGTTGCttagtttttctttgttaaattcTTGAGATTTCTGTGCTTGCACAAGTAATTGCGAGAAAAATCTTCTGCTATTAACAGCTTGAGAAGCCATCCCCATTTTAATCGAATAGTTGCCAGCCGCTTGTTGCATGAAGATGTGCAGAGTCTTTCAAAAGCTCTGTCAGATTTAAGTGTTGGGAGACAGCCGTAAGCATGTTAATATTTcagtatttcttttcattttaccATTCTATGAATATATTCTACTTTTATTAGAGGGATGAAAATCTGATCTGCTTAGGAATTATAGTGTTTGCAGGCTATCTTTGTAAAAGATATTATCCAGTCAAAGAACCAAgtgtataaaatttttgtgtaCCATAAATCTTTGCACATTGTGCTACTTGTCTGAGACAGTCTCAAAGTCTAGAAGTGTTTTCGTTTCATTTGATTCTTCCTCTAAGGTCCTATCAACAATATGAAGGGGATTTTCtcccattaaaaaaattggcatGTTGATTGCCGAAGGACATGACACTTTTTCCCACCCATTACTTAGTccattttccttatttttctgtttctttccGTGATAGGCCATTGTGGGAAGATTTGAAGCTATGCAGCACACCTCTCTTGATTGTTGTCGGAGAGAAAGATAAGAAATTCAAGTCAATTGCTGAAAAAATGTGCTATGAACTTAGCCATGACGAAAAGGGTAGTGATGATCTGAGGAA contains these protein-coding regions:
- the LOC102608540 gene encoding protein PHYLLO, chloroplastic isoform X8, yielding MLDNAIGMNYSLGDHVNINAVWASLLIEECSRLGLTYFCIAPGSRSSPLAVAASTHPLITCIACYDERSLAFHALGYARGSHRPAVIITSSGTAVSNLLPAVVEASQDFVPVLLLTADRPPELQDAGANQAINQVNHFGSFVRFFFSLPAPTDQIPARMILTTLDAAVHWATSSPYGPVHINCPFREPLDNSPKHWMSSCLKGLDIWTSSIEPFTKYIQVQHSHACKSYTYGQMAEVLELVQGVNKGLLLVGAVHNEDEIWAVLHLARHIRWPVVADILSGLRLRKLLASFLETEQNILFLDHLDHALLSESVKDWIQFDVIIQIGSRITSKRISQMIEECFPCTYILVDNHPCRHDPSHSVTHRIQSTIVQFVDFLLKVQVPHRSSKWCSFLRALDMMVASEISFQICTDYSLTEPHVAHELSRALTSNSALFVGNSMAIRDVDMYGRNWTTCTRTVADIMLNSEFPQQWIRVAGNRGASGIDGLLSTAIGFAVGCNKHVLCVVGDISFLHDTNGLAILKQRMKRKPILMLVMNNHGGAIFSLLPIADRTEPRILDQYFYTTHNISIQNLCLAHGLNHVQVKTKVELEEALSMSQHLGTDRVIEVESCIDANATFHSMLRKFARQSADHTLNVLSQFSVPDTISCSLSICKICRMEYSLYRIQLCALPTSSYIDHNRSRFCREGFILSLYLEDGSVGYGEVAPLEIHKENLLDAEEQLRFLLHFMTGAKISYFLPLLKGSFSSWIWSTLGIPACEIFPSVRCGLEMAILNAIAVKHGSSFLNILYPLTEIDEEISKRSTSIKICALIDSNKSPVEVASIATTLVEEGFTAIKLKVARRADPIKDAEVIQEVRKKVGHRIELRVDANRNWTYQEALEFGFLVKDCDLQYIEEPVQNEEDIIKYCEESGLPVALDETIDKFQKDPLNMLEKYAHPGIVAIVIKPSVIGGFENAGLIARWAQRHGKMAVVSAAFESGLGLSAYIIFSSYLELQNAYLCKVMNRELCPPVAQGLGTYQWLKEDITTDPISICHNSCSGFVEASVAKATHILQNLQINNDVICKTSMEEQVLRYQLNVNSKDFCSFIKVQEIGQRIDIQDNILLFLHGFLGTGEEWIPIMKAVSGSARCISIDLPGHGGSKMQNHVAKATQEITTKATQEITTKATQEITLSIDVIADVLYKLIEQITPGKVTLVGYSMGARIALYMALRFSDKIKGTVIISGSPGLRDNIARKIRRAEDDSRACALVTHGLQVFLDTWYTGELWESLRSHPHFNRIVASRLLHEDVQSLSKALSDLSVGRQPPLWEDLKLCSTPLLIVVGEKDKKFKSIAEKMCYELSHDEKGSDDLRNQIYEMVEIPNCGHAVHLENPLPVIRAVRQFLTRVNQNSTSNPESNG